In Thunnus thynnus chromosome 4, fThuThy2.1, whole genome shotgun sequence, a genomic segment contains:
- the ippk gene encoding inositol-pentakisphosphate 2-kinase, which translates to MELDKMDENDWKYHGEGNKSLVVSHVQLSRVLRLLKYPAEDSENPPQTAEQAFRQIQNIVDFSSNVMSSLLGEKFIHSGEVVKLPLEFVRQLSIKVQHQRPAWRCDKVMDIYSGCALCLPNLTSPVLHQPTHTPPLCIEIKPKCGFLPSSKHVSKDIKTKVCRFCMHQHYKVANGKWKRRSLYCPLDLFSGNRQRMHFAVRHLIEEPQNNFKIFKGGQCIYSSKEGSDDSLDLNSLLHHLRPYFMYGNNRINSHMTSKAVLNDFIQVLVNALLSGGGGGGGVTDRRGEGRSFCEASLFNKERIRHGSQGLPSDSVLFRILQTQMLDTLDIEGLHPLYRRVEQHLQDFPKERTRLQIEGPYNEAFLEKLQKCPTEDDGSVEYAVSKVHQYRVAMTAKDCSIMVALVPSSEEEEDDEDQRRFRDFLSPRPPAFSYSVSILDLDPKPFDSIPRQLRLDQKIVSCYLRTGGALPKGSLPPLPGIFAAAEREDCTLLFHPV; encoded by the exons ACTGCAGAACAGGCCTTCAGGCAGATCCAGAACATTGTTGACTTCAGCTCCAACGTGATGAGCAGCCTGCTGGGAGAGAAGTTCATCCACAGCGGG GAAGTGGTCAAACTGCCGCTGGAGTTTGTGCGACAGCTGTCAATAAAAGTTCAACATCAAAGACCTG cctGGCGCTGTGATAAAGTGATGGACATCTACAGCGGCTGTGCTCTCTGTCTGCCCAACCTGACATCTCCAGTCCTCCACCAGCcaacacacactcctccacTTTGCATCGAGATTaag cCTAAATGTGGCTTCCTGCCGTCCTCGAAACACGTCAGCAAAGACATCAAGACCAAAGTGTGCCGCTTCTGCATGCACCAACACTACAAG gtggCCAATGGAAAGTGGAAGAGACGCAGTTTGTATTGTCCTCTAGATCTGTTCTCAGG GAACAGACAGAGAATGCACTTTGCCGTCAGACACCTGATAGAAGAACCTCAGAACAACTTCAAAATCTTCAAG ggcgGTCAGTGTATATACAGCAGTAAGGAGGGCAGCGACGACTCGTTGGACCTGAACTCTCTGCTGCATCATCTCAGACCGTACTTCATGTACGGAAACAACCGAATCAACAGTCACATGACCAGCAAAGCTGTCCTGAACGACTTCATCCAG GTCCTGGTAAACGCCCTGCTGAGTGGCGGCGGTGGCGGAGGCGGCGTGACGGACAGACGAGGAGAAGGGCGGAGCTTCTGTGAAGCGAGTCTATTCAACAAAGAGAGGATTCGCCACG gctcTCAGGGTTTACCCAGCGACAGTGTTTTATTCAGGATCCTTCAGACTCAAATGTTGGACACTTTGGACATCGAAGGACTTCATCCTCTGTACCGCAGAGTGGAGCAACACCTGCAGGACTTCCCCAAGGAGAG AACTCGTCTTCAGATAGAGGGTCCGTACAACGAGGCCTTCCTGGAGAAGCTGCAGAAATGTCCGACGGAGGATGACGGCTCCGTGGAGTACGCTGTCAGCAAG GTCCATCAGTACCGAGTTGCCATGACAGCCAAGGACTGCTCCATCATGGTCGCCCTGGTGCCCagcagtgaggaagaggaggatgatgaaga TCAGAGGCGGTTCAGGGACTTCCTCTCCCCCAGACCTCCCGCTTTCTCCTACTCCGTCTCCATCTTGGATCTGGACCCAAAGCCGTTCGACAGCATCCCTCGCCAGCTGCGCCTGGACCAGAAGATCGTCTCCTGCTACCTGAGGACTGGTGGTGCCTTGCCAAAAGGCTCTCTGCCGCCGCTCCCGGGCATCTTcgcagctgcagagagagaggactgCACCCTGCTCTTCCACCCCGTGTGA